GACAGAAAACTATAGTTGCTGCAGAAAATAATTTACCCCTTTTAGGCccagaaaaatttaattaaataagaaaaaaatcaaataatacaattttacaaaaaattttacaataaataataaaattttacaaaagttagatatgatagatctctgacATTTACTCAGTAGGAACATAGAGGAGTATATATGGCATCcctacaaaaattgactatgaaTTAGGGAATAAATGTGCACAAATATCACACGCAAATGTATACATTACAAATgtatagaaaaatagaatgatCTGTTAATTTGATTCTTTCAGAGAGTTACCAGAGAGTTTAAGGGAGAgttaagaaaaaggggaaaggctAATTCGCAATAATTAAAGGAATAAGGGaagttatttgaaattattttgttcaaCTGTATGCAACCAAGTTGGCAATTTGAAATGTATTGAATATttgacatatacatacatatatgagtatatatatatacacatgtatacacatatatacatatatgtgtatacatgtacatatatatgtatgtatgtatatgtgtgtgtgtgtgtgtgtgtgtgtgtataatgacCAAAATAACCAAATGAGAAATAAAGCATTTGACtcaatttcagggaaaaaaaagaaattgtgaacaTTAAATGAACCTCCAAAGGGGGGAAAACAggacacacatacaaatacatacaccaaatatatgtgtatgtatatgtgtatatatacatagataggcTATCTCTAGatctcattttcatttatataggaAACTATcagattaagaatttttttccagaaatacaAACTAGTATTTTGTATGAATTggcacacatatttacatatgtaattacattaaagataaaattaattggGATAATCACAGTCTGATTTTAATGTATAATTACTAATTATTTGGTTGATTGATCTTATAGTCATCATAGGTTAGAAGTAAGTCTTGAACCCATGGctttgtgtacacacacacacacacacacacacacacacacacacacacacacacatacacacacaccactctAAATTCAACTTAACTCAGTTTGTAAAAGTCTAATAGAAGGGTAGCTGGATGATACAGTGGATACAGTACCAGCACTAAAGTTAGGAGGACttaatttcaaatctagcctcaaacacttaacccttcctggttgtgtgacttaaccccaattgcctcaaaaaaaaaaaaaaaatgtccagcaGACCACATAAGGCAcatgtatatttaaaatgaaagcattgaattaagatgatagatagatagataaacagataaagatagataaacaaacatgtatagataaatgaaaattggAGAGCATCTAACCTCTGGCaccacttattttacaaataaggaaattgagtctcagaggGATGAACCAATTTTTCCAGTGtcacacatgtaatatgtatatgtgtatgtcctatattttaaaaaaaatgattttctacaggtagatagatagtatATAGAATGATATATGAATAGTAAAACTATTACAAATCATGCATTTCCGCATAGTCATAGACAAGAGTAACCATACTCtgatttataaagaatttattcTCTGTTTGAATAGAGGCATTTTACTAGGTTAGCTAAACTGCAATATTTTGGTATGTAAAGTATACTATGCATCATGCCTTTTAGCAATATGAAAGtgctaaaattattattattgtgattatgAAAACTACTTCTACTTTACTGTCTTCTTTCTTCAAGTGGTGTGGTATATATAGAGCTAATCTTAGAACCAAGAAGgccttactttttctttttccagtcctaaaacaaggaaatatttttttaaaaatatgaacccAAGTAATTTTCCAGGATACATCAAATATGTTATCTGGGAGTTTGAGTCAAAGAGGCTAGCTAAGGGATTAGGTTGACTTTAGAAGAGGCACaggaggattttaaaaataagaagttcAGATTTATGAAAAGACACCTTCAGGGAACCTGTGCTAGGACAAATCAGACTAGATTTTGAAACATCCCCTTGACATAGGTTTCTCAGCAGCAGTGGGAAAAGATCTGCTGCTGCAATTCAGCTTGGAAGTAAAATCCCACCCAGATGTGATTTTCAGTCTCACATCCCCCAGAATATCTCCCCACCTGCTGGCCAATACTCTACATTCCTTTAATAGGAGATAAAGTCTTTCATTCCACAATTAGAGATAAAAGACTTAAAATGCAAATGTTGGTTCAGATAACACATTAAACTCATTCATACTCAAGTACAATCAGTCTGATTGTACAATCAGATAAGTGTAAACCCCTGCTATCAAATCCTTTTGGTTTGGCAGTGGGGGAGGAGTAAAGAGAGTGAGAAGCTTTGGGTGTCTGAAGTGAGGGGAAAGGTTTCTATCAATGACCAAGgagaaaaggcacaaaaattagaaaccagaaacagaaaaataatctaaaatcaTAGGTTTATAATGAAATTTACCCAAAAGATTactaatattttatagataacttaacagagacccagaaaagttaagtgacataTAGAGATGAAATTAGAATTCTGATTCAAAATCATTGCTAGTTCCACCATGATATGCCACTTCATTATGAACTTAACTTTGCCAAGGCTAACTTTATTTATATTGGGAAGGGACAAATAGAAACCCTATGAGATAAGATAGAaagatatctacatatatattgaCAGCATGCACTTGTGTTTCTCTAATaatttataaagctttttctttttgctttttttttgttgttttaactaTAGAGAATAGACTCTTGATCTTTGTGTGTGCCATGGATCCTTTTGAAAATTTGGTGAAAACTATGAAACCCTtcacagaataatgttttttaaccAATTATAACTAATTataaaattggttttctttaaatatataacattacaaagaaaaccaattttattAAGAGTTTTTTTTGAAATTCACAGAGCTCAAGTTAAGAATATAACGAAATACTGTGTTAGAAAAAATGTATCaatgtattagaaaaataataatttcttgtgcaaagagggaatttttttcactttcctaGCTGTACTTTCAAGGTCAGAAAACAGTATTAGCTCCAAAGATGAAAAGCATTCAGGATGCTACAAAGCTAAACTTAATTTTAGACTTTGCAGAAACCTTTGCTTAACTATTTGGCAGAGTAGTTATTCTTTGATGAACTTTGGAACTTTATGCAAATGTGTTATTAGATGCTCAGAAATCTTAATTGGAAATCTTACCGTCTAAAGTGGCAAACCTCTGCTAACTAAGAATCACATATTCTTAAGACAAAACTTATGAAAATCCTAATCATATCTTGTATACTATCACTATCCCTGTTTGTGGTATGGAACTTTGTAGAAATTTCCTCTTCATAAAATATAGTAGTAACACTGAGGACTAATTATTCATTGTTCAATAATTAAACACTGAACAATTTTATTAATTCTGTTCAGTTAATGTGTTGTAGTAAGGATGCCTAAACTTTTAATTGAATGCAAGATAATTAACTTTCAAGAAATTCAAGGACCTatccttaaatttaaaaagtatgtataggggttgggaaagaaaaaaaaaggggggggataaagaagaaaatagaggggAATTCAAAGGAACACACTTTTCTTCTTTTGGCTGATCATAGTTATTACCTTGATACCttagaaagaaaattagggatgagaaagaaaggagagcaaTAGAGAGTTTTACTAGAATAAATCAAAGTAACTAGGAAACCTAGATTCTTTCAGATGTTATTTCTGTTCTGATTTCTAATCTATTTGACTTttcagccttaatttcttcaacaGTAAAGTGATGGGTTTGAATTAAGATTATTTCTAAGGTTCCATCCTCCTACAAAATACTACACTTCTAAAAGTAGTGTCTCAAGGTGCTTGGGGGatattaaaatactaaaagaagtaaaattcaatatgtatatattgcttCAGATTATAGCACATAGAATATTGGCCTTATTATCAGGAGGGCCTGGTTTCAAATTCTGTATCAGACATTTGGTAGTtgtataactctggacaagtaacttcagtttccttatttgtaaaaactaAGGTATTGTTAACAAGTACAAGAATTGATACCTCGATAACAGGGGTTCAACTCAATGCCCTCTGCAGTCCCTTTCTTGTTTTAAATCCAGAGTCTTAAGATCTTCTACCTCAAGACTTGAACAACAAACAACTGCAATAACCATATCACTCccataaaatgttaatatttataaaaaggaatACCTCTTACCAGATTGCAACATGAGTAGACTATAGATCTTTGTGCTTTCAAGGAGCATTCAGCTTCAAAATAAACAATTACTATATTTTGGTACTTATATTCTCTAGGATTGCacaattgatttaaaaataaggacTGCAGACATCTACAGAGAAGAGCTTGTCTAACTTTCAACCTGTTATTTGTTGCAGCTTATTGACACTGTAACATCATAGTTCAAtaaaacatacacaaacacacacacacacacacacacacacacacacatcctttaaTTGACCCATTGATAGTTCTGTACAGCTAAAATCATTTAGGAATGACAATGCTGAAATGTCTATTTAATCAGCAGAAAAGCTACAGAACCACCTAGTAGTTTAAAAAGATTGCTTGTCAGCTCTTCATTATTTATACATTAAGGGATATTTATTGGCTGCAAAAAAATCTTCGTTGAATACATTCTAACTTCTTAAAATATAGCTTTGTAAAAAGATAGGTTTATTCTTTAGGATAACGGTTGGACACAATACTATTGAATAGTTCATGGTCCAAGGATGATACATGTATAAACCTTCCAGGAtttaaaagaggaagagggggagaaaaaccAACTATTTTAGAGCAAAATAGTAGATACCTTTCTAATTGAGAGCTTATTCTGTCTTTTTCAGACTTAGCagagaaacaattaataaagGAACCCATTAAGGTCTGATTATTGCTGCTAAAAAGGGAGGTTGAATTTCAGTCCTTTGAAGTAACTGAGAATGATTCAGGCCTCATTACAGAGATATAATCTACATTCATACATTTATGTTAGTGATTCAAATCTATTGGGAGAGATTGAATTCCGTTAAATAGTGCATCTTTCCTGTGGAACTTTTCTCAGGCTTTCTCAGGCTAACCTAAGAGGTGACCCAACAATACAAAGTAGTAGGGTATTTAGGGATTCGACTGTGCTATAAAAGAAAGGctatacaaaaaagagaaaaaagaatgagatataaTCTAAAAAGCTATGTCAGCTTTTCATTTCAGCTGTTTTGTAAATGCCCTTTCTGTCATCACACAGCAGAGAAAAGGCTCTAAGGGCATTTTACAGAATGCTAGAATTGGAAGGGGCCTTGGAGATCACCTCTTACAATCCCCTCATCTCATCCAatctttttacaggtgaggaaactgaggcccagggagatgaCTTAATCAAGATCACACAATAAATCAGGCAATAAATCAGGGGAAGAGCTGATttttgagctttttaaaaaactcttctaagttgttttttgtttgtgtttattCCAAATTGCCATCCTATTAAACACTGCATTTGGAATAACCTGATTTTAATGTTTACTTGTTGAAGATGCTTTTTGGACACTAACATTTAACTAATTGGATACTTTAGGTTGAACTTTGGGAACATAGAACTCCTATACATGTTGGAGGTGAAAGAGTTCCCcatggaaggagaggagaggagatgagGCTATCCTGCcttaaggagaggaaaaaaaattaggttttcaAGCAAATGACCACAAAACTTCAACAATATTCTTGGTTCCCAGTGCaaagaaacattaaaacaataatttcccATGTTTTGCAACTTTTGACAGCAAGGATCATTATTTTATGGTTTCATcaaacagaacattttaaaaacacgTAGTTTTGATTACTGTTGATTCAAACATTTGGATTCAACTGTGCTCCTGGGCTGAAACTCAAGTCCCTTAGAAACTCTACACTCTGTTTCAGGCATTTGTCAATCTAGGTATAAAACAGTGAACTAGGAGACTGAAATTAGCATTTTGGGTCATTTTAAAGTCACCACGCTTTAATTAAAGAGCAATATTTGGTTGACgcatgttttttattttcttcactttccaATTATTAAACTACAAAAATCAAGTCTAATTAAATTAAAACCAACAATCTTCTCTGGTTCTTACCACACTATTGAAATCTTATGAATAAGTATTGGGAGGACCATAaacaatgcaattaaaaatacCAATTCCAGCATTAAACTGTTTCAACTCCAGCCCTCTTAAATGCCACcctggaacataataagcacGTAAACTAAACTTAAAACTACTTTTCCAGTCAGTAAACAATAGAATTGAAAATCATTTCAAATTTCCACTTGTGAAGTTAATgtcatttaaattccattttaagaACTGGATTAACATTTCTTTAGGTATATTATgttgtttataataaaaatgctatttccAAGTCTCAGTAGGTACAagctagttttgtttttaattgcataaactatacagatttttctttcccaaacttCAACTGTCCCCAAACAGCAGTCTTTTGGCACAAGGTTGacttttatttaacaaattacTCATGGTTAGTTAGTTAGGCTATCTAAATGATAAACATTCAGTAGAAATCCTGGTACTGCTGGGCAAGCTTGGATTCTATTACGAAAATAACAGATACCATGATAGCATTTcattctgaatacagatcaatTTCTggcaacaaccaaaaaaaaaaaaattcccagccTGGGATTGCATTCTTCTTTACCTAACATGTATGTATGGTAATGAATGCCTACCTTGAAAGAACTTGGGGAGGAATTGGACCggcaggaaaggaaaagggggtggggtggggaaggaaagggcGACTCCTTTTAATGATAGAGTTTGTTTTAGTTTGTTTATTGTAAAACAGGGTTCCTTAAACATTAAAtttgaagatggaaaaaaaaaaaaaagctcccctTTATGGCAAAGTGCAAAGGAAATTGCATAGAAAACAGACAGCAAGGCATTCAGACAGATTTTATGGTAAAATCTTTGCAATCCCAGTAAAGTGCCATTTGCTTTGAAGTGCACGCGTGATTCAGTAAATGACTCATGTTAGCAATTAGAAATTGGTCATTTGGGTCCCTGATTTCATTTGAGGCAAGAGAGGGGCGACTTTAAGGAGGTCGATAAATCTCTTTGGGCTTAAAAGGCAGAGCGAGGCTAAAGTGTGAACTTTTTATTTCAGCAACGGAAGCGAGAAATCAGTGATTCATTAAAGCAAAGACCTCCTTGGAAGCTggcagaagaggaggaaaggaaactaattatgtCTTCGTTgtcctctcccccccaccccttttccGTGTTTGCCCTGACCAGTGTAAAATCTGCTTTTGAGGGTTTGTCGGAAACACTTTCCCCATCTCTCCCTCACTCCTTTCTCAAAGCGAGAACGAAAAAGTCAGTAAAGAAACAAACTCCATGTGGCTCTCAAGCACttcactgccccccccccaaaaaaaaaaaaggaagaaaagaaaagaaaaagaaaagaaaaaagaaaatcttacgCTAGAAAACAAGTCAGAAAGGGGCTCCCAGAGGGGATTAGTTCAGGCTGAAAGACAGCAAAATTAGGAAAGCGTGAGTATACAACGCACGCTGGTGGTCAGCGTGCAGAAGAACGCTTTAAGAGCAATTAGGAAGAGTCAAAGGAGTCTGTGGCTGGTGCCTCTTCAGAGGCGAAGAAGAATAGGCGGTACGCAACTCCTGCTTCTAGTTCGGCTGCAAAAGCACTGTTCTTTGCCTGATGCTCTGAATCTCCCTAGTTCTCGGAGTCTctattccccaccccaccccctatcccttctttccctttcctctgtctctcccctccctctctctctttctccccctggAGTTCTCCCGTCCTCGCGTTCCCTACTGCAGAGAGTTTCAGATGTCCCACCGCTGCTTgacccccccttccccccatctccccaTCCTGGCAAATAAGATTTGACCACCAGAGGCATATCCCACCTCTGGCTTGTAATCACTGACATTTGGGCTACAGCCTTCAACCTGTTTACAAGTggtctggggaggggggggggtggAAACCCAATCCAAAACACCAATCACCACCACTGGAAACAAGAAGTTACTTTCTGGAGGCTTCAAATGAACAACTACCTCCACcactaaaaagagaaagagagagagagaaagaacgagagagagagagaggggaaagcaACCACCGGCATCAAACTGCTCCCTTTAGAGCCCACAACTCCGAAGCAACGGGCTTCTTTATGTCTACAGCTGGCTAACTGGTTGTGGGGCTCAGGATAGAAAGAACGAACAGAAGGTGCTAATCTCCAGAGGGGCTCAGGCATCCCCCTCCCCAGTCCCCACCCCCATTCTCTTTGGTTTTTGTTCACTGTGCtgtcatctgttttttttttttttttttttttttttttttttttttttttttttttcctttccagacTTTTTCTCCCATCTAACATGGTGAAGAAAGGAGTGAAGAAGAGAACAAAGTAGCTACTGGAAAATCTGGTGTGAAGGAAGGAAGATTGCGGGccaccagcagcagcagctaCCACTGCCACCCAAGTGACACCGCTTCCTGGGAAACTTACATAGACAGACCACagagaattagagagagagagagagagagagagagagagagagagagagagagagagagacagagagagagacagagagagagacagagagagagacagagagagagacagacagacagccgGCTGTTCATTTGTGCCCCTGAGTTATGGATGTTGATGCGTTCACTTCAGGCCAGATCAGAGCTCTGAGGAAGATAGCCAGCAGCAGCCAACAGCAGCTTTCTACTCATCTTTTACCGGGTTTTACCCTTCCAGTATGTTTCTTCTGATGAGACATTTTCTAACGCCGAGAGTTTCAGTACAATGTGGAAATGGATACTGACACATGGTGCCTCAGCCTTTCCCCACCTGccctattgctgctgctgcttcttgcTGCTCTTCTTGGTGTCTTCTGTGTCTGTCACCTGCCACGATATGGGCCAGGACATGCTGTCACCGGAGGCCACCaactcttcttcttcctcttcctccccctcttcctcctcctcctcctccttctcctctccttccagtGCGGGGAGACATGTGCGGAGCTACAATCACCTCCAAGGAGATGTTCGCTGGAGAAAGCTGTTCTCTTTCACCAAGTACTTTCTCAAGAttgaaaagaatggaaaggtcAGCGGGACCAAGAATGAGAACTGCCCATACAGTAAGTAACGAATACAATTTTGTTCTCCCTCCACCCACTTTGAAATTATTCACCCCTCCAGCCTCCACGGGGGAAAAATATGTTCCAGATGTGACCCGCTAAATATCGATGTTCTCAACCCCCTGTAAAATGATTGAGTAAAATAGTTTCACTCTGGAGACCCCTGCATATATTACATCAAGCTGAGGACACCCGCTCCCTTCTTTTTATTCACTCTCCCCACCCCATCTTCCTCAACTGGCTTGTTCAGGAAACCTCTCCTACGAGAAGGAGGGGGTTCTTGTGCCTGCAGTTATCTGTGTGTGCTTTCTCTGCATGCATCCACCCTCCACCACCATCCTGGTTGCAGACAgacctcttctttctcccctgtaAATGCTCTAgaaaacaaattttgtttctgttatcTGGCAGTCTTGCTAAGAGTTTTGGGCCGATCTACTTCAATCTGAAAATAATTACCCAATGTCAATTATAGTGGTTTTATGTGAAATTTTATTACACAGAGAGTGAAGTTTGATTCCACTCTTGTCGGTTCTTCCCGCCCCTAGCCCTACACAGACTGCTCCACTCCcccatagaaggaaaaaaaatatattttctccctgGTTTTGATTTTTCTATATCCCTCCGTGTTGGTTTGAGTGATTGCAGTCCATGAAGTTAACTTTTAAGGCATCACTGCCGCTATTTGTCTTCTTCCTGCCTTCTCTTATGGTAACATGATGCGCTTGTATGCATTGTCAATAGCATATGGGCCGCTTTGTGGTGTCCTATCCTACTCTTTTCTTCAGAAACCTCTCATATTGCACAGCTATATTACAGCAGCATTGTAAACATCTGGGGCTGTCTTCTCAGAGACCTCACACACATTTCATTgtcattctttattttcaaagtaaaagGCACAAAAGTCTTTTTCCATGAATATAGTTTACCCCATAGAGTGAACTTTTCTTCTCAGAACAAATTATGGAATAGGATTTTGGTAAGGTATTTTTAATCTCCTTATTAGAAAGAGAGGGAATTAACATGTGTGCTTCCTTCAGTCACTCTGGAAATGCCATTATTATTGAATTCACTGCTTTTCCTGGCCATTTTCAAATAATGGCATTGGGAAATTGCTAATTGTTATTTGAATGTTTcccaaatataaaatatgatacattgaaaacatttaataagttatgagatcaaaataattttactagTCACATTAGGGTAGGAGACAATGAATTGCAGATAGAGCCTTTTATTCTTGTCTTTTGATAACTCTAATTGTGAAGTTTTTTTCCAAGGTAAAATATCCAGGGTAGATAGTGGTAGTGATGATTGAAGGTAGAGTGGGAGTGATAGCTTGCCACACTAAGTAAGAACTTATATTAAAAATGTAGGTGAAAAATGTTTTTCGAAGTTGGTTTTTCCATAATATGTGTGTACCAATGAAAACATGaataaatatgttttcttataAACTACCCCAATTGCACATTTCCTCCTTtaacttctcttcctccttttcccaaaTCTAGAAGTTTTTCATGTTATTTGTAGTTTTGAAGATTTGGATTTATGGCTATTATATCAGAAATGTCAAATATTTCACTTTGATGTGTTTTTTCCCTACTTTTCTGATTCATAGAAAGTGGTTTCAGGTGATATAATGTCATAGTAAAGTTGTTTGCAGTAGAAAGCCATTTGTCATCATAATTCTTGAGATGATgtttatagtttttttgtttttgaccaAAATTTTGACAACACCAGTGTGtgcttaaaagataaaatagttgTGGTTTTGTTTACTAAAGACTCTGGGGGAAAGCtgttcaaatatttattgacaacTGAGCATGGACTCCTTCCCTATCTATCCTCTTGCCCTATGTAGTACTTTTCTGAGTTTTCACCtcacaaagaaaattaaagatagaGTGTTTATCTTGAGTAAACTCATTATATTAAGGCACACTTTCTTTATTACCAACTTCAGGCATGCCAACTCTGAATGTCTTTATGATGAGATATAAGAAGATCCTAGGAAAggtgatttaaatttaaaattcagagCATGTGCTAAAATCAGTCTTTTCTAAAAGAACGATTTGTGTTATTAACCATTTAATGGGATGAGTCATTCCATTCTAAACAACTCTATTTTGTGCTGAACTATTTCCAtgtaaggaaaagaataaaatttgattggcttttagggggaaaaaaagggggtggTATTAGTACATGAAGTCATTGAAACTACCCAAAGTGTAGCCATGTGTTCTGTGATTGATAAAATTGAACAAGTTACAGGATGTATGTTATCAacttaagcatttttaaaataacttgtaTTTTATTCTTAGTGGTACAcatgaagggagagggaaaaaaagttgaaaagagattattttgttaaattatgCCAAAGTGCATGCTGTTTAGTCTTTCCAAGAACATCTGTATCAAAACATCACAAGTGAAAAGCAGAGGTTGTACAAGTCTTAATTTTACATGTGCTTGGATAATCAGAATGTTGCCACAATTTCCAGCTGGCCTGATTTAGCTGAAGTGCATGGTGTCATTAAGATATTGTCTAAATGTTGTGTAATTACATGTGAAGAACTAACTTGTGTCATGCCT
This sequence is a window from Sminthopsis crassicaudata isolate SCR6 chromosome 1, ASM4859323v1, whole genome shotgun sequence. Protein-coding genes within it:
- the FGF10 gene encoding fibroblast growth factor 10 — translated: MWKWILTHGASAFPHLPYCCCCFLLLFLVSSVSVTCHDMGQDMLSPEATNSSSSSSSPSSSSSSSFSSPSSAGRHVRSYNHLQGDVRWRKLFSFTKYFLKIEKNGKVSGTKNENCPYSILEITSVEIGVVAVKAINSNYYLAMNKKGKLYGSREFNNDCKLKERIEENGYNTYASFNWQHNGRQMYVALNGKGAPRRGQKTRRKNTSAHFLPMVVHS